Genomic DNA from Candidatus Bathyarchaeia archaeon:
CCTCATCCGTAGATATCCGAATTAATGCAAAGTTTCGATGCTCAATAATTCCGAAAGAGAAGCGCAACGGCTTCTCCAGCTTTGATCTAATGGGTATCAGCTCGACATTTGTGATTTTCATTCTCCTTCCTCCGTATTTCACTAATAATTGAGTTCCAACCTTTGCATGATCCCCTTAAAATGTCGCTCGGTTTCAGAGATCGCCTTGGCTTGATTCCTAGAATTTATAGCCGCGAAGATTCTCTCATGTTCCTTAACGACATCATCCATATGGCCTGGCGATGATAAGCATCTTTCCTTTATTGATCGCCACAGTTGGCGCTTCATGACCTCTAGGAAGCTTTGGAGCGCTTCTATAAGGAGCGCGTTCTTTGCGCTCCTTGCCAATATCAAATGAAATTCGTAATCCATCTCAAGGAATCGATCATAATCCCGCTTCTTAGCGACTTCTTTCAGCTTTTTGATAGAGAGGGATAAATTACGTATGTCCTCAGGAGTAGCACGCTTACAAGCTAAGGCTGCTATTCCAGGCTCCAATGCCATCCTCGCTTCAAGCGCTTCAAAAGACCCCGCCCCCTCTTCAAGTATATCCATGAGGCGGGATCGCAGGATCCCATTTAAGCCATTTTTGACATAAGTGCCATCACCAGCGCGCCTCTTAATGACCCCCACTAACTCCAGAGCGCTCAGAGCCTCCCTGACACTGGTTCTGCTGACGTTCGTTTGCTCCGCTATGGCGTTCTCAGGAGGAAGTTTATCGCCGGGTTTCAGTTTTCCATTAGCTATTGCCTCCAATATCTGCTCTGCGACGAAAATCGATTTTTTCTCCGCTTGGAGCTTCCGGAGCAAGATCATCTTCCCTTTTATTTTGTAATATGTCATTCATTTATAAGCTTACCCCAATCGCTCAAAAGCAATCAAGGGCTTCGGAGAGGGTAAGTTCATTCCTTAACCCTTAGACGGGCTGGCGATGCCTTTGCCGCGTCTCATCGCTAGCTTCAAGGCCTCCAATAGGAACAGGGGCAGGAGGGATGAGGCGGCGGCGATGGCGATATCGGAGGTGGTTGGGATGCACATCCCGAAGGCCTCCCGAACGGCGGGTATGAGCAATATGGCCAAGGTTAGGATGGCCGATGAGGCGACCGCCAACCAAAGGGACCTATGGGGCCTGACCTTGAGGATCGAATGGGTGAGGGAACGGCAATTAAGGGCCACGACGAGCTCGAAGAAGACGAAGATCAGGAAGAGCGTCGTCCGGGCCTCGGGGAGGCTGATGCCCAAATCCATCCAAAAGGCCCAGAGGAGGATCGGGGATAGGATCGCGGGTATGGCGAAGAGCATGAGCTTCACCTCCCTAGTGAAGACGCTCTCCTTCGGATCCCTGGGTGGCCTCCTCATCAAATCGGGATCCGGGGGGCTGACCCCAAGCGCCAACGCCGGAGCGCCATCGGTGGCCAAGTTGACCCACAATATCTGGGCCGGGACCAAGGGCAGCGGAAAGCCTAGGAGGACGCCCCCGCCTATCACTATTATCTCGATCAAGTTGCATTGCAGGAGATAGGTCAGGTATTTCTTTATGTTATCGTAGATCCACCTGCCCCTCTCTATGGCCTTTATTATCGTCGCGAAGTTATCATCCGCCAAGACCATGTCGGATGCCTCCTTAGCCACATCGGTTCCGGTTATCCCCATGGCTATCCCTATGTCGGCCCTCTTTATCGCCGGCGCATCGTTGACCCCGTCGCCAGTCATCGCGACTATCTGCCCCTTCTTCTTCCAAGCCTCCACTATCTTGGTTTTATGGAGCGGCGAAACCCTCGCGTATACGCTCACCCTATCGACGATCGCTTCCAGCTCTTCATCGCCCATCCTCTCCAGCTCGGCCCCAGTCAGCACCATGTCGCCCTCCTTGAAGATCCCCATCTCCTTAGCGATCGCGACCGCGGTGAGCTTATGATCGCCCGTTATCATTATCGGCCTTATCCCCATCCCCTGGGCCACCTTGACGGCCTCCTTCGCCTCCTCCCTTGGGGGATCGATCATGCCGACGAGCCCGAGGAAGACCAGATCCCTCTCCAAGGATTCCTCATCGAGGTGGGCTCCCTCCGGGATCTCCTTATAGGCGACGGCGAGGACCCGGAGTGCATCGGAGGCCATGGCCTCGTTCACGCTTAGGATAGCCGCCCTCTCCCCATCCGTAAGCCTCCTCATATCGCCGCCCTCGAGAACGAAGGAGCACCTCTCCAATATGACCTCCGGGGCGCCCTTGGAGAAGGCGACCTTGCCGCCCATGGTGGATGCGTGGACGGTGGTCATGCGCTTCCTTTCGGAGCTGAAGGGCAATTCGCCCACGCGGGGCCATTCCCTTCGAACGGCCTCTTGATCGAACCCGGCTTTGGCGGC
This window encodes:
- a CDS encoding FadR/GntR family transcriptional regulator; protein product: MLRKLQAEKKSIFVAEQILEAIANGKLKPGDKLPPENAIAEQTNVSRTSVREALSALELVGVIKRRAGDGTYVKNGLNGILRSRLMDILEEGAGSFEALEARMALEPGIAALACKRATPEDIRNLSLSIKKLKEVAKKRDYDRFLEMDYEFHLILARSAKNALLIEALQSFLEVMKRQLWRSIKERCLSSPGHMDDVVKEHERIFAAINSRNQAKAISETERHFKGIMQRLELNY
- a CDS encoding cation-translocating P-type ATPase — its product is MEPKAWHSMGIEEVLSALGTDRNGLTEEEAKRRLEKFGPNELISEERESPLKILIDQFKNILIIILILATILSAALGEVLDAAIILAIVVVCALLGFVEEYRAERALEALKGMLAPIVTVLRGGVEREIPSRELVPGDILVLEAGDKVPADARLIEAVSLQADEAPLTGESTPVPKHLDPLPEETYVADRRNMVFSGTAITYGKGRAVVTATGMATELGKIAKEVAALEEEETPLEKRMEEVGKWLGILCLAVCFSIVGFGIGKELIFRGHLSLAFALEMVLFGVALAVAAVPEALPAIVTGTLAIGMHEMAKRNALVRRMPAVETLGCVTVVCADKTGTLTKGEMTVRRIYADGKIINVSGTGYEPKGEFLIGEAPFNPDGNAFPLLMRAIVCCNDAKLEREGSRWRIKGDPTEGALIVVAAKAGFDQEAVRREWPRVGELPFSSERKRMTTVHASTMGGKVAFSKGAPEVILERCSFVLEGGDMRRLTDGERAAILSVNEAMASDALRVLAVAYKEIPEGAHLDEESLERDLVFLGLVGMIDPPREEAKEAVKVAQGMGIRPIMITGDHKLTAVAIAKEMGIFKEGDMVLTGAELERMGDEELEAIVDRVSVYARVSPLHKTKIVEAWKKKGQIVAMTGDGVNDAPAIKRADIGIAMGITGTDVAKEASDMVLADDNFATIIKAIERGRWIYDNIKKYLTYLLQCNLIEIIVIGGGVLLGFPLPLVPAQILWVNLATDGAPALALGVSPPDPDLMRRPPRDPKESVFTREVKLMLFAIPAILSPILLWAFWMDLGISLPEARTTLFLIFVFFELVVALNCRSLTHSILKVRPHRSLWLAVASSAILTLAILLIPAVREAFGMCIPTTSDIAIAAASSLLPLFLLEALKLAMRRGKGIASPSKG